A section of the Rhodospirillales bacterium genome encodes:
- the ettA gene encoding energy-dependent translational throttle protein EttA, producing MPAYQYVFVMSHMTKTFPGAQKPVIKDMTLSFLPGVKIGVLGPNGSGKSTLLKIMAGIDKDIAGEAWVAEGAKIGYLAQEPELDATRSVLDNVMDGAHEIRELLRQYNDISLKFGEVSDDDEMMKLTEEMGALQEKIDAANGWELERTAETAMRALNCPPKDADITKLSGGEKRRVALARLLLEAPDLLLLDEPTNHLDAESVQWLQKHLLDYKGTVIMVTHDRYFLDNVTGWILELDRSSGIPYEGNYSTYLDKKAKRLEQESAEAASRARTLNRELEWIRAGVKARQAKSKARIAAYNRMLEESEAETVSRQQIPIPTPPRLGDLVVEAKNIKKAYNGRTLINDLSFALPPGGIVGVIGPNGAGKTTLFRMITGSEKPDSGAFTVGETVKLGYVDQSRDSLNPKNNVWQEISGEHEVLKLGKIEVNSRAYVASFNFRGPDQQKNVGKLSGGERNRVHMAKMLQTGANLLLLDEPTNDLDTETLAALEEALENFAGCAVIISHDRWFLDRLATHILAFEGDGHVEWFEGNFEAYEVDKERRLGKKAA from the coding sequence ATGCCCGCCTATCAATACGTCTTTGTCATGAGCCACATGACCAAAACCTTCCCCGGTGCCCAGAAACCGGTGATCAAGGATATGACACTCAGCTTCCTGCCGGGGGTCAAGATCGGCGTGCTCGGCCCCAACGGATCGGGAAAATCGACCCTGCTCAAGATCATGGCCGGGATCGACAAGGACATCGCGGGCGAAGCCTGGGTCGCCGAAGGCGCCAAAATCGGCTACCTCGCGCAGGAACCGGAACTCGACGCGACCCGCTCGGTCCTCGACAACGTCATGGACGGCGCGCACGAAATTCGTGAACTTTTGCGCCAGTACAACGACATTTCCCTGAAATTCGGCGAAGTCAGCGACGACGACGAAATGATGAAATTGACCGAGGAAATGGGCGCGTTGCAGGAAAAAATCGACGCCGCGAACGGATGGGAACTGGAACGCACCGCCGAAACCGCGATGCGCGCGCTCAACTGTCCGCCCAAGGACGCGGACATCACCAAACTTTCGGGCGGCGAAAAACGCCGCGTCGCGCTGGCCCGCCTGCTGCTTGAGGCGCCGGACCTGCTGCTGCTCGACGAACCGACCAACCACCTTGACGCGGAATCGGTGCAATGGCTGCAAAAACACCTGCTCGATTACAAGGGCACGGTGATCATGGTCACCCACGACCGCTATTTCCTCGACAACGTCACCGGCTGGATTCTCGAACTCGACCGCTCGTCGGGCATCCCGTACGAGGGCAATTATTCCACCTATCTCGACAAAAAGGCCAAACGTCTGGAACAGGAAAGCGCCGAGGCCGCGTCCCGTGCCCGCACGCTCAACCGCGAACTCGAGTGGATCCGCGCCGGCGTCAAGGCGCGTCAGGCCAAATCCAAGGCCCGTATCGCCGCCTATAACCGGATGCTGGAGGAATCGGAGGCCGAAACCGTCAGCAGACAGCAGATCCCGATTCCCACCCCGCCGCGCCTTGGTGATCTGGTGGTGGAAGCAAAGAACATCAAGAAAGCCTATAACGGCCGCACCCTGATCAACGACCTGTCCTTCGCCCTGCCGCCGGGCGGCATCGTCGGCGTGATCGGCCCCAACGGCGCGGGCAAGACAACGCTTTTCCGCATGATCACCGGATCCGAAAAGCCGGATTCCGGCGCCTTTACCGTGGGTGAAACAGTCAAGCTCGGCTATGTCGACCAATCGCGCGACTCGCTCAACCCGAAAAACAACGTCTGGCAGGAAATTTCCGGCGAGCACGAGGTTCTTAAACTCGGCAAGATCGAGGTCAATTCCCGCGCCTACGTCGCCTCATTCAACTTCCGCGGGCCCGACCAGCAAAAGAACGTCGGCAAGCTTTCGGGCGGCGAACGCAACCGCGTCCACATGGCCAAGATGCTCCAGACCGGCGCGAATTTGCTGCTGCTCGACGAACCGACCAACGACCTCGACACCGAAACCCTGGCCGCGCTGGAGGAAGCGTTGGAAAACTTCGCCGGTTGCGCGGTGATCATTTCCCACGACCGCTGGTTCCTCGACCGTCTGGCCACGCATATTCTGGCGTTCGAGGGCGACGGCCATGTCGAATGGTTTGAAGGCAATTTCGAAGCGTACGAAGTCGACAAGGAACGCCGCCTCGGCAAAAAGGCGGCATGA
- a CDS encoding VOC family protein, with product MTAALAPELIVSDFDASLEFYQAAGFTVAWARPDERFAYLTLGDAALMIEEGTSADYVRGPLEKPYGRGINFQIIVPDVEKLREVFVNATILRDLMDKTYRTGATTRSFRELMVSDPDGYVLRFQQPLA from the coding sequence ATGACGGCGGCCCTTGCCCCTGAACTGATCGTTAGCGATTTCGACGCCAGTCTGGAATTCTACCAAGCCGCCGGATTCACGGTTGCATGGGCGAGGCCGGATGAAAGATTCGCCTATCTTACGCTTGGCGATGCCGCGCTGATGATTGAGGAAGGAACAAGCGCGGATTATGTGCGCGGACCGTTGGAAAAACCTTATGGTCGCGGCATCAACTTCCAGATCATCGTGCCCGACGTTGAAAAACTGCGCGAAGTTTTCGTAAACGCCACCATCCTGCGCGACTTGATGGATAAAACATATCGTACAGGCGCTACGACCCGATCCTTCCGCGAGCTGATGGTTTCGGATCCGGACGGTTATGTCCTGCGTTTCCAGCAACCTCTGGCGTAA
- a CDS encoding DUF3108 domain-containing protein — MRLILVAIACLVLYTQTAHADEKKPINATYGLYAGGVRMIGLTALYELGPDSYHLAADARTVGIFAKLLPWWGKFDTVGGSGFEPAEHDYSVSWQDKVERAVFRYDPPGSFKGMTLTKKGKTEEPAVDPDITAGTRDLLSTLMLAVDGYARTQSCARDVLAFDNARSFIVRFRDAGDTVMNNPRLSSYTGPAHGCSVEIVPQKGKWPKKPRGWLIIQQQAKAGGRLPVVWLATPAPGLPVIPVRVDIHTKYGDVIAHLSGLQ, encoded by the coding sequence ATGCGTTTGATACTCGTCGCCATTGCCTGTCTGGTTTTATATACCCAGACCGCCCACGCGGATGAAAAAAAGCCCATAAACGCCACGTACGGGCTTTATGCCGGGGGCGTACGCATGATCGGCCTTACGGCGCTTTACGAACTTGGGCCTGATTCCTATCACCTTGCCGCCGATGCCCGCACCGTCGGCATTTTTGCCAAACTTCTGCCGTGGTGGGGAAAATTCGACACCGTCGGCGGCAGCGGTTTTGAACCCGCCGAACACGATTATTCCGTAAGCTGGCAGGACAAGGTGGAACGCGCGGTTTTTCGCTATGACCCACCGGGCAGTTTCAAGGGCATGACCCTGACCAAAAAGGGCAAAACCGAGGAACCGGCGGTCGATCCCGACATCACGGCAGGTACGCGCGACCTGCTTTCCACCCTGATGCTGGCGGTGGATGGCTATGCCAGAACCCAAAGCTGCGCGCGCGACGTTCTGGCCTTCGACAACGCCCGGTCCTTCATCGTCCGCTTTCGCGATGCGGGCGACACGGTCATGAACAACCCCCGGCTTTCCAGCTATACCGGCCCGGCGCACGGCTGTTCGGTCGAAATCGTCCCGCAAAAGGGCAAATGGCCCAAAAAACCGCGCGGCTGGCTGATCATCCAGCAACAGGCCAAGGCGGGCGGGCGGTTGCCGGTGGTTTGGCTGGCCACCCCGGCCCCCGGTCTGCCGGTTATTCCGGTGCGTGTTGACATCCACACGAAATACGGCGATGTGATTGCGCATCTTTCCGGGT